A single window of Tetrapisispora phaffii CBS 4417 chromosome 16, complete genome DNA harbors:
- the RRP40 gene encoding exosome non-catalytic core subunit RRP40 (similar to Saccharomyces cerevisiae RRP40 (YOL142W); ancestral locus Anc_3.13), translating to MSQFIVPGDDFQLDLTKETALGPGMYYDPKTQRVAVVAAGMLNVVETKRGQTVYVDYNTKRYIPAVGDFVIGTITGAYGDRYKVSLSNFSNSVSLSYMAFPNASKKNRPTLKVGDLAYARICSAEKELEAEIECMDSSTGVDSGFGSLENGMVIETKLPFARRLLFDNDFPLLQLLAKHTKFEIAIGLNGVVWVKCAEVKNTLACYRSILDCQNAKIEQYKNIIKMHFEQLSNAIEE from the coding sequence atgtcTCAGTTCATTGTTCCTGGTGATGATTTCCAGCTGGATTTGACTAAGGAAACTGCATTAGGCCCTGGTATGTACTATGACCCAAAGACTCAAAGAGTTGCAGTTGTGGCTGCAGGTATGTTAAACGTGGTGGAAACGAAAAGAGGACAGACAGTTTATGTTGATTACAATACTAAAAGGTATATCCCTGCAGTTGGCGATTTTGTTATTGGCACAATTACAGGAGCTTACGGTGATCGATATAAAGTTAGCTTgtcaaatttttcaaacagTGTTTCATTATCTTACATGGCATTTCCAAACGCTTCTAAGAAGAATAGACCAACTTTGAAAGTTGGGGACTTGGCTTATGCTCGTATTTGTTCAGCTGAGAAAGAACTAGAGGCTGAAATTGAGTGTATGGATTCATCCACAGGTGTTGATAGTGGATTTGGGTCACTAGAAAACGGTATGGTTATAGAGACTAAACTACCATTTGCACGtagattattatttgataatgatTTTCCACTATTGCAGCTGCTTGCAAAGCATacaaaatttgaaatagcTATAGGTCTAAACGGTGTAGTATGGGTAAAGTGTGCAGAAGTGAAGAACACTTTGGCATGTTACAGATCTATTTTAGATTGTCAAAACGCTAAAATAGAAcaatacaaaaatattatcaaaatgCATTTTGAGCAACTTTCAAATGCTATAGAAGAATAA